Proteins from one Bombus pyrosoma isolate SC7728 linkage group LG16, ASM1482585v1, whole genome shotgun sequence genomic window:
- the LOC122576670 gene encoding stomatin-like protein 2, mitochondrial — protein MLRTYKWGLNCQFKQLARNFGILKHQPALGFEHHVAKLPIIQHVRCKSNTPMNTIILFVPQQEAWVVERMGKFHRILNPGLNILTPIIDRIKYVQCLKEIAIEIPQQSAVTSDNVTLNIDGVLYLRVVNPFLASYGVDDPEFAVVQIAQTTMRSELGKIPLDNVFREREGLNVCIVESINKASEAWGIACLRYEIRDIRLPQRVQEAMQMQVEAERKKRAAVLESEGTREAEINIAEGKRLAQILASEATKQEEINKATGTAQALVAIAEARAKSLKLVANALNMTDAKNAAAYSIAEQYVKAFNKLAKVNNTLILPSNVSDVSSLVTQAMTIYKQVMSQPTLDNPDAKENKDALSVDDLDESFEYFSDKEEAEKHRSSKRKQNPKVL, from the exons ATGTTGCGAACGTACAAGTGGGGATTAAACTGCCAATTTAAACAGCTTGCTCGtaattttggaatattaaaG catCAACCAGCTCTTGGATTTGAACATCATGTTGCTAAACTGCCGATAATACAACATGTTAGATGTAAATCTAACACTCCAATGAATACCATTATACTATTTGTTCCACAACAAGAG GCATGGGTTGTCGAAAGAATGGGAAAGTTTCATAGGATTCTAAACCCAGGCTTAAATATTCTTACACCAATAAttgatagaattaaatatgttCAGTGTCTCAAAGAAATAGCTATAGAAATACCTCAACAAAGTGCTGTTACTTCAG ataatgtaacgttaaatattGATGGTGTATTATACTTAAGAGTAGTTAATCCATTTCTAGCTTCATATGGTGTTGATGATCCTGAGTTTGCCGTAGTTCAAATAGCTCAAACTACAATGAGATCTGAGCTAGGAAAAATACCTTTGGATAATGTGttcagagaaagagaagggcTCAATGTTTGTATCGTTGAGAGTATAAATAAAGCAAGTGAAGCTTGGGGAATAGCTTGTTTAAGATATGAAATAC GCGACATAAGACTACCTCAGAGAGTACAAGAAGCAATGCAAATGCAAGTGGAAGCAGAACGCAAGAAGAGAGCCGCAGTTTTAGAATCAGAAGGAACTAGAGAAGcagaaataaatatagcaGAAGGAAAACGTTTAGCGCAGATTCTAGCATCTG AGGCTACAAAAcaggaagaaataaataaggCAACTGGTACTGCACAGGCTTTAGTAGCCATTGCGGAAGCACGTGCAAAGAGTTTAAAACTTGTGGCAAATGCTCTCAATATGACAGATGCAAAAAATGCAGCGGCATATAGTATAGCAGAACAGTATGTCAAAGCATTCAACAAATTGGCAAAAGTCAACAATACTTTGATCTTGCCCAGTAATGTTTCTGATGTGTCTTCCTTAGTAACACAA GCAATGACGATTTATAAACAAGTTATGTCTCAGCCTACTTTAGATAATCCTGATGCAAAAGAGAACAAAGATGCTCTCAGTGTTGATGACTTAGACGAgtcttttgaatatttcagtgATAAAGAAGAAGCAGAGAAGCACAGAAGCAGCAAAAGAAAGCAAAATCCTAaagtattgtaa
- the LOC122576671 gene encoding lysoplasmalogenase-like protein TMEM86A isoform X4: protein MSSPAQVLKSVGPKLVPFFKSVSVYFILLAEQPSLLTACFKCLPIISLIVFVLLHGISLSQEYRFSRRILTGLIFSCIGDALLVWPSCFTPGMCMFALAQIMYISAFGFIPLNIMLGTILYALCSLVIYALMPGLNGILVIGVPVYTVLLTTMAWRAISRVEFYKELWTWTKLCSCIGSICFLISDTLLGFHYFHTPLPYSQYFSDFYNVNVLCGSIGNSFERSWF, encoded by the exons ATGTCATCTCCTGCACAAGTG TTAAAAAGTGTCGGCCCAAAGCTAGTCCCATTCTTTAAAAGCGTGTccgtgtattttatattactggCCGAGCAGCCGTCCCTGCTGACGGCATGTTTCAAGTGTTTGCCAATTATAAGTCTTATCGTCTTTGTTCTTCTACATGGAATTAGTTTATCGCAGGA ATACAGATTCTCCAGACGAATATTGACAGGGTTGATATTCAGTTGCATAGGAGATGCGCTATTGGTTTGGCCTAGTTGTTTCACGCCAGGGATGTGCATGTTTGCCCTGGCCCAAATCATGTATATCAGTGCATTCGGTTTTATACCGCTTAACATAATGTTAGGTACAATTTTATACGCGTTGTGTTCGCTAG TCATATACGCTTTAATGCCTGGTCTGAATGGAATTCTGGTGATTGGGGTTCCTGTTTACACGGTGTTACTAACCACCATGGCGTGGAGGGCAATCTCTAGAGTGGAATTTTACAAA GAGCTATGGACGTGGACTAAATTATGCAGCTGCATTGGTAGTATATGTTTCCTCATATCTGATACGCTGCTCGGATTTCACTATTTTCATACTCCACTACCTTATTCTCAG TATTTTTCAGATTTCTATAATGTTAACGTACTATGCGGCTCAATTGGGAATAGCTTTGAGCGCAGTTGGTTCTAA
- the LOC122576671 gene encoding lysoplasmalogenase-like protein TMEM86A isoform X1, whose translation MSSPAQVLKSVGPKLVPFFKSVSVYFILLAEQPSLLTACFKCLPIISLIVFVLLHGISLSQEYRFSRRILTGLIFSCIGDALLVWPSCFTPGMCMFALAQIMYISAFGFIPLNIMLGTILYALCSLVIYALMPGLNGILVIGVPVYTVLLTTMAWRAISRVEFYKVQRKELWTWTKLCSCIGSICFLISDTLLGFHYFHTPLPYSQISIMLTYYAAQLGIALSAVGSKNSNNNNNNNVSNDKTDTALVKG comes from the exons ATGTCATCTCCTGCACAAGTG TTAAAAAGTGTCGGCCCAAAGCTAGTCCCATTCTTTAAAAGCGTGTccgtgtattttatattactggCCGAGCAGCCGTCCCTGCTGACGGCATGTTTCAAGTGTTTGCCAATTATAAGTCTTATCGTCTTTGTTCTTCTACATGGAATTAGTTTATCGCAGGA ATACAGATTCTCCAGACGAATATTGACAGGGTTGATATTCAGTTGCATAGGAGATGCGCTATTGGTTTGGCCTAGTTGTTTCACGCCAGGGATGTGCATGTTTGCCCTGGCCCAAATCATGTATATCAGTGCATTCGGTTTTATACCGCTTAACATAATGTTAGGTACAATTTTATACGCGTTGTGTTCGCTAG TCATATACGCTTTAATGCCTGGTCTGAATGGAATTCTGGTGATTGGGGTTCCTGTTTACACGGTGTTACTAACCACCATGGCGTGGAGGGCAATCTCTAGAGTGGAATTTTACAAAGTACagagaaaa GAGCTATGGACGTGGACTAAATTATGCAGCTGCATTGGTAGTATATGTTTCCTCATATCTGATACGCTGCTCGGATTTCACTATTTTCATACTCCACTACCTTATTCTCAG ATTTCTATAATGTTAACGTACTATGCGGCTCAATTGGGAATAGCTTTGAGCGCAGTTGGTTCTAAAAatagcaacaacaacaataataataacgttagCAATGATAAAACTGACACAGCCTTGGTCAAGGGTTAA
- the LOC122576671 gene encoding lysoplasmalogenase-like protein TMEM86A isoform X3 codes for MSSPAQVLKSVGPKLVPFFKSVSVYFILLAEQPSLLTACFKCLPIISLIVFVLLHGISLSQEYRFSRRILTGLIFSCIGDALLVWPSCFTPGMCMFALAQIMYISAFGFIPLNIMLGTILYALCSLVIYALMPGLNGILVIGVPVYTVLLTTMAWRAISRVEFYKVQRKELWTWTKLCSCIGSICFLISDTLLGFHYFHTPLPYSQYFSDFYNVNVLCGSIGNSFERSWF; via the exons ATGTCATCTCCTGCACAAGTG TTAAAAAGTGTCGGCCCAAAGCTAGTCCCATTCTTTAAAAGCGTGTccgtgtattttatattactggCCGAGCAGCCGTCCCTGCTGACGGCATGTTTCAAGTGTTTGCCAATTATAAGTCTTATCGTCTTTGTTCTTCTACATGGAATTAGTTTATCGCAGGA ATACAGATTCTCCAGACGAATATTGACAGGGTTGATATTCAGTTGCATAGGAGATGCGCTATTGGTTTGGCCTAGTTGTTTCACGCCAGGGATGTGCATGTTTGCCCTGGCCCAAATCATGTATATCAGTGCATTCGGTTTTATACCGCTTAACATAATGTTAGGTACAATTTTATACGCGTTGTGTTCGCTAG TCATATACGCTTTAATGCCTGGTCTGAATGGAATTCTGGTGATTGGGGTTCCTGTTTACACGGTGTTACTAACCACCATGGCGTGGAGGGCAATCTCTAGAGTGGAATTTTACAAAGTACagagaaaa GAGCTATGGACGTGGACTAAATTATGCAGCTGCATTGGTAGTATATGTTTCCTCATATCTGATACGCTGCTCGGATTTCACTATTTTCATACTCCACTACCTTATTCTCAG TATTTTTCAGATTTCTATAATGTTAACGTACTATGCGGCTCAATTGGGAATAGCTTTGAGCGCAGTTGGTTCTAA
- the LOC122576673 gene encoding protein KRTCAP2 homolog, with product MPVSSGVSFVLSSILTVLVFSGMQIYKASLASSQVYTILGGYIGSILFLCVLTAIGNLEATIFGKSFQQKLFPEVIFSLIISLIASGLVHRVATTTCFLFSMIALYYINRISQETYAVPVPTVSVHTKKRK from the exons atgC ctGTTAGTAGTGGAGTATCGTTTGTGTTGTCATCTATTTTAACAGTTCTCGTATTTTCGGgaatgcaaatatataaagcTTCCCTTGCATCGTCACAGGTTTATACAATATTGGGAGGATATATTGGATCTATATTGTTTTTGTGTGTATTAACTGCAATAGGAAACTTGGAAGCAACGATATTTGGCAAAtcttttcaacaaaaattgtttcctGAAG ttattttttcattgataATCAGTTTAATTGCATCAGGTCTAGTACATCGTGTGGCAACTACAACGTGCTTCCTGTTTTCTATGattgcattatattatattaatcgaATTTCCCAAGAAACATATGCTGTTCCAGTACCTACAGTTTCAGTTCacacaaagaaaagaaagtaa
- the LOC122576662 gene encoding intraflagellar transport protein 81 homolog isoform X3, translated as MEKEKEAVTIRIEKMRTKAESGIHLLNAARALRVEKDKERDFALQEEQEKEIISRLQTNLQRLERELQILKKDENEITVQSLLQHLSEVITVQTIVTDEKLPAEIHTRKDHIKALNAVKQYLYLGPDQITALRNKLDSIGKDIQNLIEFKISKSNIDKIEPFRQQAAAVANIKRNILEKLERTMSSLQELQVKLEEKHELSKMVVEDVIPKGEELKKYINRLKTRGTLYKHCKSELTWLNAENSVLHRTAAILENQYNQCNQARERLETVKKNIPVNFTEENASSMNLQLGRDVSAFRVKLVPLINEVQSLRQKCREFEQQQEKAKKAHNEIESSMSSSINNLQSEVQSRKNKIAKDIEEKDKLQNLITKMKTMEERIKRDIEDPTVSDPGKKIKEELNSAIQAEETKLTNLTMEKERLKETTVVNEKQTQMWSDILSVFKCKIKCAEESKQSNGIVVRRGGAETLVLQ; from the exons atggagaaggagaaagaa gCGGTAACTATACGTATAGAGAAGATGAGAACGAAAGCTGAAAGCGGAATACACTTGTTGAATGCTGCTCGAGCCTTGCGAGTAGAGAAAGATAAGGAACGCGATTTTGCGTTGCAGGAGgagcaagaaaaagaaataatatccAGATTACAA ACTAACTTACAAAGATTGGAAagagaattacaaattttgaagaaagatGAGAATGAAATTACTGTTCAGTCATTATTACAACATTTATCTGAGGTGATTACTGTTCAAACTATAGTCACAGATGAAAAGCTACCTGCGGAAATACACACGAGAAAAGATCACATAAAAGCTTTGAACGCAGTGAAACAGTATTTGTATTTGGGTCCGGATCAAATAACGgctttacgaaataaattggATAGTATAGGCAAAGATATTCAGAATTTGATAGAGTTTAag ATCTCGAAAAGCAATATTGATAAGATTGAACCATTTCGACAACAAGCAGCCGCagttgcaaatataaaaagaaacatccTTGAAAAATTAGAGAGGACGATGAGTTCTTTACAAGAGCTGCAAGTAAAATTGGAAGAGAAGCATGAGCTGTCAAAAATGGTGGTAGAAGATGTTATTCCCAAAGGGGAGGAgttaaaaaagtatataaatcgtttaaaaacTAGAGGAACACTTTATAAACATTGTAAGTCCGAATTGACATGGCTTAATGCAGAAAACAGTGTTTTGCATCGAACAGCCGCCATCCTAGAAAATCAG tATAATCAATGCAATCAGGCGAGAGAGAGACTGgaaactgtaaaaaaaaatattccagtCAATTTCACGGAGGAAAATGCATCATCAATGAATCTTCAATTGGGTCGGGATGTATCTGCTTTTAGAGTGAAATTGGTCCCATTAATAAAtg AGGTGCAGAGTTTGAGACAAAAGTGTCGAGAATTCGAACAACAGCaggaaaaagcgaagaaagCTCACAACGAAATAGAATCAAGCATGAGTAGctcgattaataatttacaatctGAAGTGCAGAgtagaaaaaacaaaatagcGAAG gATATTGAAGAGAAGGACAAACTGCAGAATCTAATAACTAAAATGAAGACTatggaagaaagaataaaacgaGACATAGAg gACCCAACAGTTTCTGATCCtggtaaaaagataaaagaggaACTAAACTCTGCCATCCAGGCGGAAGAAACAAAGTTAACAAATTtaacgatggaaaaagaacGTTTAAAGGAAACCACCGTGGTAAACGAAAAACAAACGCAGATGTGGAGTGATATATTATC AGtgtttaaatgtaaaataaaatgtgccGAGGAAAGTAAACAATCGAATGGAATCGTCGTACGACGAGGAGGAGCAGAAACGTTGGTTTTACAGTAA
- the LOC122576662 gene encoding intraflagellar transport protein 81 homolog isoform X2, producing the protein MRENTKFIVFEVNKLLGRSYSVIYFNSLSSEELVQLEVPDEYLGDPEVSALYEQYTSLIDRFKAAHKEREIGRKNFENASELTADLKTMEKEKEAVTIRIEKMRTKAESGIHLLNAARALRVEKDKERDFALQEEQEKEIISRLQTNLQRLERELQILKKDENEITVQSLLQHLSEVITVQTIVTDEKLPAEIHTRKDHIKALNAVKQYLYLGPDQITALRNKLDSIGKDIQNLIEFKISKSNIDKIEPFRQQAAAVANIKRNILEKLERTMSSLQELQVKLEEKHELSKMVVEDVIPKGEELKKYINRLKTRGTLYKHCKSELTWLNAENSVLHRTAAILENQYNQCNQARERLETVKKNIPVNFTEENASSMNLQLGRDVSAFRVKLVPLINEVQSLRQKCREFEQQQEKAKKAHNEIESSMSSSINNLQSEVQSRKNKIAKDIEEKDKLQNLITKMKTMEERIKRDIEDPTVSDPGKKIKEELNSAIQAEETKLTNLTMEKERLKETTVVNEKQTQMWSDILSVFKCKIKCAEESKQSNGIVVRRGGAETLVLQ; encoded by the exons tTAGAGGTTCCTGATGAGTATTTAGGCGATCCAGAAGTCTCCGCTTTGTACGAGCAATACACAAGTTTGATCGATAGATTCAAAGCAGCGCACAAGGAAAGGGAGATTGGGAGGAAG aattttgaaaatgctAGCGAGCTCACTGCTGATTTAAAAACGatggagaaggagaaagaa gCGGTAACTATACGTATAGAGAAGATGAGAACGAAAGCTGAAAGCGGAATACACTTGTTGAATGCTGCTCGAGCCTTGCGAGTAGAGAAAGATAAGGAACGCGATTTTGCGTTGCAGGAGgagcaagaaaaagaaataatatccAGATTACAA ACTAACTTACAAAGATTGGAAagagaattacaaattttgaagaaagatGAGAATGAAATTACTGTTCAGTCATTATTACAACATTTATCTGAGGTGATTACTGTTCAAACTATAGTCACAGATGAAAAGCTACCTGCGGAAATACACACGAGAAAAGATCACATAAAAGCTTTGAACGCAGTGAAACAGTATTTGTATTTGGGTCCGGATCAAATAACGgctttacgaaataaattggATAGTATAGGCAAAGATATTCAGAATTTGATAGAGTTTAag ATCTCGAAAAGCAATATTGATAAGATTGAACCATTTCGACAACAAGCAGCCGCagttgcaaatataaaaagaaacatccTTGAAAAATTAGAGAGGACGATGAGTTCTTTACAAGAGCTGCAAGTAAAATTGGAAGAGAAGCATGAGCTGTCAAAAATGGTGGTAGAAGATGTTATTCCCAAAGGGGAGGAgttaaaaaagtatataaatcgtttaaaaacTAGAGGAACACTTTATAAACATTGTAAGTCCGAATTGACATGGCTTAATGCAGAAAACAGTGTTTTGCATCGAACAGCCGCCATCCTAGAAAATCAG tATAATCAATGCAATCAGGCGAGAGAGAGACTGgaaactgtaaaaaaaaatattccagtCAATTTCACGGAGGAAAATGCATCATCAATGAATCTTCAATTGGGTCGGGATGTATCTGCTTTTAGAGTGAAATTGGTCCCATTAATAAAtg AGGTGCAGAGTTTGAGACAAAAGTGTCGAGAATTCGAACAACAGCaggaaaaagcgaagaaagCTCACAACGAAATAGAATCAAGCATGAGTAGctcgattaataatttacaatctGAAGTGCAGAgtagaaaaaacaaaatagcGAAG gATATTGAAGAGAAGGACAAACTGCAGAATCTAATAACTAAAATGAAGACTatggaagaaagaataaaacgaGACATAGAg gACCCAACAGTTTCTGATCCtggtaaaaagataaaagaggaACTAAACTCTGCCATCCAGGCGGAAGAAACAAAGTTAACAAATTtaacgatggaaaaagaacGTTTAAAGGAAACCACCGTGGTAAACGAAAAACAAACGCAGATGTGGAGTGATATATTATC AGtgtttaaatgtaaaataaaatgtgccGAGGAAAGTAAACAATCGAATGGAATCGTCGTACGACGAGGAGGAGCAGAAACGTTGGTTTTACAGTAA
- the LOC122576671 gene encoding lysoplasmalogenase-like protein TMEM86A isoform X2: MSSPAQVLKSVGPKLVPFFKSVSVYFILLAEQPSLLTACFKCLPIISLIVFVLLHGISLSQEYRFSRRILTGLIFSCIGDALLVWPSCFTPGMCMFALAQIMYISAFGFIPLNIMLGTILYALCSLVIYALMPGLNGILVIGVPVYTVLLTTMAWRAISRVEFYKELWTWTKLCSCIGSICFLISDTLLGFHYFHTPLPYSQISIMLTYYAAQLGIALSAVGSKNSNNNNNNNVSNDKTDTALVKG; encoded by the exons ATGTCATCTCCTGCACAAGTG TTAAAAAGTGTCGGCCCAAAGCTAGTCCCATTCTTTAAAAGCGTGTccgtgtattttatattactggCCGAGCAGCCGTCCCTGCTGACGGCATGTTTCAAGTGTTTGCCAATTATAAGTCTTATCGTCTTTGTTCTTCTACATGGAATTAGTTTATCGCAGGA ATACAGATTCTCCAGACGAATATTGACAGGGTTGATATTCAGTTGCATAGGAGATGCGCTATTGGTTTGGCCTAGTTGTTTCACGCCAGGGATGTGCATGTTTGCCCTGGCCCAAATCATGTATATCAGTGCATTCGGTTTTATACCGCTTAACATAATGTTAGGTACAATTTTATACGCGTTGTGTTCGCTAG TCATATACGCTTTAATGCCTGGTCTGAATGGAATTCTGGTGATTGGGGTTCCTGTTTACACGGTGTTACTAACCACCATGGCGTGGAGGGCAATCTCTAGAGTGGAATTTTACAAA GAGCTATGGACGTGGACTAAATTATGCAGCTGCATTGGTAGTATATGTTTCCTCATATCTGATACGCTGCTCGGATTTCACTATTTTCATACTCCACTACCTTATTCTCAG ATTTCTATAATGTTAACGTACTATGCGGCTCAATTGGGAATAGCTTTGAGCGCAGTTGGTTCTAAAAatagcaacaacaacaataataataacgttagCAATGATAAAACTGACACAGCCTTGGTCAAGGGTTAA